A single window of Flavobacterium aestivum DNA harbors:
- a CDS encoding TatD family hydrolase, which translates to MKSDLIITDTHTHLYSEEFDHDRGEMIQRAIDSGVTRFFIPAIDSTCTAAMYELEREYSDNVFLMMGLHPTYVKDNYLEELKHVEAELAKRKFYAIGEIGIDLYWDKTHLAEQQIAFRKQIQLAKQYKLPIVIHCREAFDEIFEILEEEKSPELFGIFHCFSGTYEQALKAISYNMKLGIGGVVTFKNGKIDQFLDKIDLEHIVLETDSPYLSPIPYRGKRNESSYLINVVNKLSQIYGLSINEIAQITTDNSAKIFGI; encoded by the coding sequence TTGAAATCAGACCTAATTATCACCGATACACATACCCATTTATATTCTGAAGAATTTGACCATGACCGTGGTGAAATGATACAGAGAGCTATAGATTCAGGCGTTACACGTTTTTTTATTCCCGCAATAGATTCTACATGTACAGCTGCAATGTATGAGTTAGAAAGGGAATATTCAGACAATGTTTTCTTGATGATGGGTTTGCATCCTACTTATGTAAAAGATAATTATCTGGAGGAGTTGAAGCATGTTGAAGCCGAATTAGCAAAAAGAAAATTCTATGCTATTGGTGAAATAGGAATTGATTTGTATTGGGATAAGACACATTTAGCAGAGCAGCAAATAGCGTTTAGAAAACAAATTCAGCTAGCCAAACAATACAAACTCCCTATAGTTATTCATTGTCGTGAAGCATTCGATGAAATATTTGAAATTTTAGAAGAAGAAAAATCGCCAGAATTGTTTGGAATATTCCATTGCTTTTCAGGAACCTATGAGCAGGCTTTAAAAGCGATTTCCTATAATATGAAATTAGGAATAGGAGGAGTGGTTACTTTTAAGAATGGGAAAATAGATCAATTTCTGGATAAAATCGATTTGGAGCATATTGTGTTAGAAACAGATTCTCCCTATTTATCTCCAATTCCTTATAGGGGTAAACGTAACGAAAGCAGCTATTTAATTAATGTAGTAAATAAGTTGTCTCAAATTTATGGTCTTTCAATAAATGAGATTGCGCAAATTACAACTGATAATTCTGCGAAAATATTCGGTATTTAG
- a CDS encoding 1-acyl-sn-glycerol-3-phosphate acyltransferase — MNKFDAIRSFYDSEINEGIIKVIDHPMMKALMNFCFPGVEDEIWKEQLRKTHSIRDFQCNFIYYGVQQVLEKSSEGLTTSGFEKLEKNTAYLFISNHRDIVLDTTLLNSCLFEHGLDMTSSAIGDNLVKKSFLKILAKLNRNFLVQRGLSPRELLVSSKLLAEYMAQLMLHENRSVWIAQREGRTKDGNDETNPGVLKMIAMGSDESDVMDYFKKIKIVPVSISYEYDPTDALKMPQLLAEANNEIYKKEKNEDFMTLLSGIIGQKKRIHIHIGDIISSEIDDIKKNVDTTNKQVQALAQVIDDSILSNYKLWTTNYIAYDILNKSKRFVHLYTENEKLVFERRLEMRIDHEHPVAKQGFLAMYANPVINKLKYTDEI, encoded by the coding sequence ATGAATAAATTTGACGCGATTCGGTCTTTTTACGATTCCGAAATAAATGAAGGGATAATAAAGGTAATAGATCATCCGATGATGAAAGCCTTGATGAACTTCTGTTTTCCTGGAGTAGAAGATGAAATTTGGAAAGAACAGCTTCGCAAAACCCATTCTATTCGTGATTTTCAATGCAACTTTATTTATTATGGAGTGCAGCAAGTGTTGGAGAAAAGTTCGGAGGGGTTAACTACATCAGGTTTTGAAAAGTTAGAAAAAAACACCGCATATCTTTTTATCTCCAATCATAGGGATATAGTTTTAGATACAACTTTGCTCAATTCATGCTTGTTCGAGCATGGGTTAGATATGACTTCATCGGCAATTGGCGACAATTTAGTTAAGAAATCTTTTTTAAAAATATTAGCAAAACTAAATAGGAATTTTTTAGTTCAACGTGGATTATCACCAAGAGAGTTATTGGTAAGTTCTAAATTGTTGGCTGAATATATGGCCCAATTGATGTTGCATGAAAATCGTTCGGTTTGGATTGCACAACGTGAAGGAAGAACTAAAGACGGGAATGACGAAACCAATCCTGGTGTTTTAAAAATGATCGCCATGGGATCTGATGAATCAGACGTAATGGACTATTTTAAGAAAATTAAAATTGTACCAGTTTCTATTTCCTACGAATACGATCCTACAGATGCATTAAAAATGCCACAATTACTGGCTGAAGCAAATAATGAAATTTACAAAAAAGAAAAAAATGAAGATTTCATGACCTTGTTGAGTGGTATAATTGGTCAAAAGAAAAGAATACACATACATATAGGAGATATTATCAGTAGTGAAATAGATGATATTAAAAAGAATGTAGATACAACAAATAAGCAAGTGCAGGCTTTAGCACAAGTAATTGACGATTCTATTTTAAGCAATTATAAATTATGGACAACTAATTATATCGCTTATGATATTCTGAATAAGTCCAAAAGATTTGTTCATCTGTATACCGAAAATGAAAAATTAGTTTTCGAACGCAGACTAGAAATGAGAATCGATCACGAGCACCCGGTAGCTAAACAAGGCTTCTTGGCAATGTATGCTAATCCAGTTATTAATAAATTAAAATATACTGATGAAATCTAA
- a CDS encoding asparaginase, with amino-acid sequence MKSKSKILLIYTGGTIGMRKDFETGALKAFNFSKLLHNIPELKLLDCEIETFSFEDPIDSSNMNPENWAEMARTIEDKYDSFDGFVVLHGSDTMSYSASALSFMLENLSKPVIFTGSQLPIGDLRTDAKENLITAIQIASLQENGMPLIKEVCLYFEYKLYRGNRTTKINAEHFRAFISPNYPFLVESGVHLKVNSELFLPTQEESQLKVHAHLDNNVAIIKMFPGISETVLSAILNIESLKGIVLETYGAGNAPTEDWFLSLLQKAINRGMHIVNVTQCSIGSVSMGHYETSTSMKKLGIISGKDITTEAAITKLMYLIGQNINPKDFKAIFETSLRGEMQ; translated from the coding sequence ATGAAATCTAAATCTAAAATTCTTTTAATTTATACTGGTGGTACAATTGGTATGAGAAAGGATTTTGAAACAGGTGCACTCAAAGCATTTAATTTCAGTAAACTACTCCATAATATTCCCGAATTAAAGTTGTTGGATTGTGAGATAGAAACTTTTTCTTTCGAGGATCCAATCGATTCTTCAAATATGAATCCTGAAAATTGGGCCGAAATGGCTCGTACAATAGAGGATAAATACGATAGTTTTGATGGTTTTGTGGTGTTACACGGTTCAGATACCATGTCATATTCAGCTTCGGCATTGAGTTTTATGCTCGAAAATCTTTCTAAACCAGTAATATTTACCGGTTCGCAATTGCCAATAGGAGATTTGAGAACAGATGCCAAAGAAAATCTAATTACGGCAATTCAAATAGCTTCATTGCAAGAAAATGGCATGCCTTTGATAAAAGAGGTTTGTCTCTATTTTGAATACAAATTGTACAGAGGGAATAGAACAACCAAGATAAATGCAGAGCATTTTAGGGCTTTCATTTCGCCAAATTATCCTTTTTTGGTGGAGTCTGGGGTGCATTTAAAAGTAAATTCAGAATTATTTTTACCTACTCAAGAGGAATCTCAACTAAAAGTGCATGCCCATTTAGATAATAATGTGGCCATCATAAAAATGTTTCCGGGAATAAGTGAAACTGTTCTTTCAGCTATTTTGAATATCGAGAGTCTAAAAGGTATTGTTCTCGAAACTTATGGCGCAGGTAATGCACCTACCGAAGATTGGTTTTTGAGTCTTTTGCAAAAAGCAATTAACAGAGGAATGCATATTGTAAATGTAACCCAATGCTCTATTGGAAGCGTAAGCATGGGGCATTATGAAACCAGTACTTCGATGAAAAAGTTGGGTATTATCTCAGGAAAAGATATCACAACAGAAGCAGCAATTACCAAATTAATGTATTTAATAGGGCAAAACATAAACCCAAAAGACTTCAAAGCTATTTTTGAAACTTCTTTGCGTGGGGAAATGCAATAA